The Puniceicoccaceae bacterium DNA segment CCCGAGGGACATCAGGGACAGAGCGTTCAGGGCATGAGCCAGGGGGCCATCATCGAAGGACTCAAGACGGGGTTTCACCACGCCCGCATCCCCTGGAGTTTTAACGCCGACCACCAGCCCATCGGAGGCAAGTTTGATGAGCGCGAGGATGCGCTGGTCGAGGGCTGTCTGTTTGCCAGCTACATCACCTTCGATCTCTCACCTGAGCTGAGTCAAACACGCGTGCCCGATGCCGCAGAAGCGCGCAATGCCTGGGTTCGCACGCACATTGACTCAGGCCTGGTGCAGCGACTGCGCGATCAGGTCGCTTCTGCCGGATACGATTTGCCGGAGGACGAACTCATTTCCCTGCTCTGCTACGTGTGGCCTGCCATGCAGAAAATGAAGCAGCGGGATGACAAATATCGCACCGCGCGGGAGAAGGCTTTCACCCATGAGGTAGGACAACATTACCTGCGTGAACTGTCCATCGATGAACTACCAGGTCTCACCACTGCGCAGACCACGGTCGTGATGCTCGCGCTCTGCGATCTCATGGGCATGCCCGTGCAGTTCATCGCACCAGCGTTTGGATTTCAGAAAAACATGCCCTATCCCGATAACGCAGCACTCGAACGACTCATTCAGTCTCAGTGGAAAGTGTGTGAACCTTTCGGCGTAAGCATCGGCTTTCATTCCGGCTCCGGCAAGTCCGCCGAGAACTATCAGGTAATGGGCCGGGTCACCAAGGGAAATCTGGAGATCAAAACCAGTGGACGCTACACCTACGAGATGGGTGTTGCCTTGCACGCCTCCCCCAACCCCGTTGATCAACAACTCTGGTCCGACTGGTTTGATTTTACAGTGCAGCTTGCCGCCAGGGGTGCTTTCAGTGATCAGGCCACCGAGCGCGACATGGCACGCTCGTTCATCCGTGACGCTTATGCGACCCTGAAGCAACAGGAACCCGCACAACTTTATCAGGATGTCAGCACCTGCCTGGCAGCCCTGCGTGAACTGCCCGCCGACCCAAACCTGATGTTCTGGTTTGAGTACAATTTTCTCTATGTGCTGGCCTCCGAAGGTCGCGCGGACAAGTCAGCCCTGGGCGATCACAGTCCCTTGGGTTATGCCCAGCGCAAGCGTTTCTATTCGATCTCCGACGAAGGGCGCCTGCGCTACTGTCAGAATGTCGCACGCTACCTCATTTTTCTCGCCGAGAATACCGGTCTGGTCGATCCGCAGACCTGCGCGCACGCGCGCCAGCGTCTTGACGCTTACACCGATTACCAGGCGTTCGTAGACTCCATTCAAGCCGATTCCTGACCAGCATTGCGCTCCCTCGCTCGACGAACCATGCCCCATTCGGCGATGCCTCAGGTTACGAAACCTTAACAGAAGAGCGAACTTCCACGATTGCACATCACTCGGGGATATCAGTAGGTTTAGCCGCATCGCCGTGCGAACCCGGCTGAATCACCATGACCCATTCCCATATCCGCCTGATCGCTCTTCTAACCGGACTGCTCACCGCTCTCATTCCGGCCTTGCAAGCCAGTCCTGAGAGCATACTCAGTTTCGCAATTCTGGGGGATGCCGAACCCAAACCGGAAGCGCGTTTCCCCAACCTTAGTGACGCTGTTGACGACATCAATCGTCTCGCAGCTGCTGGCATCATCGAGTTTGCCGCAGGAATTGGAGACCTTCCGCACAAGGGAACGCTCGAGCAATATGTGGCCGTCACGCCTCACCTTCGCAGTTTGAAGGTTCCCTTTTATCCGATCATGGGCAACGAGGAGCACGGTGCTTCAGTCGAACGCTTTCTTGAATTTGCCAATCTATGGAACAAGGGAAAAGTCATGATCGAGGGAACCCGCTATGTGATCGAACGCGATGCGATTGCACTCGTCTTTGCTTCACCGGATTACAGTCGTCAGTTCAGCGACGAAGGCATCGACTGGCTGTTGACAACCATTGATGATCTTGCCCCCAAGCCGGTTATGTTGCTCGTTCATGCCGCGCAGGTGGGTGTATTCCCTGAAAACCCGGAAAAAGGGGTCACTCATCCCCGATTTGCAGCTGAGGTGGTGACTCGTGCGAACCTTCAGGTCGTGATATCCGGGGACCTGCATCTGGATATGGATCGCGTCGAACACTCCAAACAAATCGGCTCCGTCCACTATCTGCACATCCCGGCACTTGAACGCACAAAACTTCCAGACGCGACACGTCATCGCCCCATGTTCCGAGTTGTGCATGTCATGGACAACGGCGAGGTGCGGGTTGATACCTATGAAACCCGCCAGCGCATTCCTCTGGATCGCCACGATTACCGTTTCAACATTGAGCTTCCACCCCTCCGACAACAGCCTTGAGGAAGGGTTTCCGGATTTTCACACCGATCCGGAAGCACAGCCCATTCCCTGAATACATGTCCACCAGGCAGGTTACGCTGATCCATCCAGCGAATCGTGTGATCCGGAGGCTGGATTGAGCACGCGCACTTCGCGCTGCGGGAAGGGGATGCTGATGCCGTGCGCCTTGAAGGTATCCCAAAGCGCAAGGTACACACCTCCACGCACTCCGGCCAGACCTTCGTGTGCGTCCCGAATCCAGAATCGCAGCACATAGTTGATCGAGCTGTCCCCAAATCCGGTAATGTGACAGCGCACTTCATGATCGCTCAAGACTCGCGGCACCTTCAGTGTCGCCTCCACCGCTACTCGCCGCACTAGATGGGGATCATCGCTGTACGAGGTTCCAAACTCGAGATCAATGCGTACGAATTCGTTGGAGTGCGACCAGTTCACCACTTGAGCTGTGATGAAATCCTCGTTGGGGATGAGGTATTCCTTTCCGTCACGGGTGACGACAGAAACATAGCGCGCCCCCAGCGAATCGATCCAGCCAAAGGTTTGCCCAAGACTGATCACATCGCCCGGCTTCACCGACTTATCCAGGAGGATGATAAATCCAGACACCAGATTTGACACCACTTTCTGCAGACCAAACCCGAGCCCCAGTCCAATTGCCCCCGACAATACCGCAAGTCCGGAGAGGTCAAATCCCACCGCCTTCAATCCCAGGAAAAAAGCAGCTCCATAGAGCGCAACCTGCATCAACTTGACGATCAGCACCCGCATGGAGGGGCTGATGTCCTGCTGCGCTTCAATGCGATTCGCCGAGCTTCGCGACAACACTCGTGCAACCACAAACAAGGTCCCCAAAATCAACACGGCCTGCACCACAAGCCATACGGACAGTCGCAATTTTCCAAACTCGATTGCCATGGAATCAAGCAGCTGCACAGTCGTATCCGTAACTCCCAGAATGTTCAGGGTTACCCAGACCAGTGCGACCTTTTGCACAAGATCGCGAAGCATGTGATTGCGAATGATGCGCGTCGCAAGCGTTACCACCAGCCAGGCGGTCGCCAAATTCGCCGCAACTCCCAGCAACACCGCACGGGGAGGACCTGCAAGTTCTCGCGTCACGACCACGGACCCCCACAGCAGCAACACCCACAGCATACCCGGCAAACGCTGCTGCAGCACCACAGCGAATCGCAGTCGCCACTGTGGCCAACCTTCAACAGAGTGCAGCCAATCGTGCATGTGCTTCTGGATGCGTTTACCCAACACTTGGGAAATGAGGAAGAGCAACAGTGTCAGCGCCAGCGCAAACGCATTCCACGGCTGGAGCATCGATGGAATCCACTCCCCTGCCCAGCTCAGGAACGAATCCCAGATGGAGGAGAACTCGCTTCCCAGGCTGCCCATCGTGGGGGTCGCATCTGCAGGTGCTGGTTCCATCCCGATACTCTGTGCCAGGAAACAACATTTCTCAAGTGCATTGAGCGGCGTGGAGGTGTTCATCCTGCAACGTCATTTCCATGCCAAATGACACCACAACATCGGATCAACGGCAAATCGTGGAGTTTTGAAAGGGTTCCAATTTGCTGGCGAAGTTGGAATCATGGATTGTAGGCTCGCATCACCCATTTCCTTGCGCACCTTGCAAGATGGATTCTATTTTTGGGGATGGTGATGCTGCAGGGATCGCCATCGAAGCTGCCAAACTGGACGAAATCGTAAAACCGCTGCCAGCCAACTGAACGGACCTACAACCATGCACATCGAGATGAATCAACTGAGCGCGTCCCAGCGCTACTTCACTCTGACCCAAACGCTGATCCCTCGACCCGTCGCATGGGTGCTCAGCGACAATGGGGACAGCAGTTTGAACCTGGCACCCTTCTCCTATGTTT contains these protein-coding regions:
- a CDS encoding tagaturonate epimerase family protein; this encodes MKPINRFLLKHNIRIANNPCISPDFCLDWSGLQDNIRRGSILEHCASQIQLPSGSITLVSDATGDHAWKCQLTQEGSSCDGLGQGMELDGIDYYPCTYENLIALKNLVQGSDPESTIFPSTRGNLSHSTIGVGARFTSLHWPGVFWAMRALHIGFTANQNSIPRELVYDVDQMLANELDTVPFPFIGTDVPEGHQGQSVQGMSQGAIIEGLKTGFHHARIPWSFNADHQPIGGKFDEREDALVEGCLFASYITFDLSPELSQTRVPDAAEARNAWVRTHIDSGLVQRLRDQVASAGYDLPEDELISLLCYVWPAMQKMKQRDDKYRTAREKAFTHEVGQHYLRELSIDELPGLTTAQTTVVMLALCDLMGMPVQFIAPAFGFQKNMPYPDNAALERLIQSQWKVCEPFGVSIGFHSGSGKSAENYQVMGRVTKGNLEIKTSGRYTYEMGVALHASPNPVDQQLWSDWFDFTVQLAARGAFSDQATERDMARSFIRDAYATLKQQEPAQLYQDVSTCLAALRELPADPNLMFWFEYNFLYVLASEGRADKSALGDHSPLGYAQRKRFYSISDEGRLRYCQNVARYLIFLAENTGLVDPQTCAHARQRLDAYTDYQAFVDSIQADS
- a CDS encoding serine/threonine protein phosphatase, encoding MTHSHIRLIALLTGLLTALIPALQASPESILSFAILGDAEPKPEARFPNLSDAVDDINRLAAAGIIEFAAGIGDLPHKGTLEQYVAVTPHLRSLKVPFYPIMGNEEHGASVERFLEFANLWNKGKVMIEGTRYVIERDAIALVFASPDYSRQFSDEGIDWLLTTIDDLAPKPVMLLVHAAQVGVFPENPEKGVTHPRFAAEVVTRANLQVVISGDLHLDMDRVEHSKQIGSVHYLHIPALERTKLPDATRHRPMFRVVHVMDNGEVRVDTYETRQRIPLDRHDYRFNIELPPLRQQP
- a CDS encoding mechanosensitive ion channel domain-containing protein, coding for MNTSTPLNALEKCCFLAQSIGMEPAPADATPTMGSLGSEFSSIWDSFLSWAGEWIPSMLQPWNAFALALTLLLFLISQVLGKRIQKHMHDWLHSVEGWPQWRLRFAVVLQQRLPGMLWVLLLWGSVVVTRELAGPPRAVLLGVAANLATAWLVVTLATRIIRNHMLRDLVQKVALVWVTLNILGVTDTTVQLLDSMAIEFGKLRLSVWLVVQAVLILGTLFVVARVLSRSSANRIEAQQDISPSMRVLIVKLMQVALYGAAFFLGLKAVGFDLSGLAVLSGAIGLGLGFGLQKVVSNLVSGFIILLDKSVKPGDVISLGQTFGWIDSLGARYVSVVTRDGKEYLIPNEDFITAQVVNWSHSNEFVRIDLEFGTSYSDDPHLVRRVAVEATLKVPRVLSDHEVRCHITGFGDSSINYVLRFWIRDAHEGLAGVRGGVYLALWDTFKAHGISIPFPQREVRVLNPASGSHDSLDGSA